One genomic window of Polyangium aurulentum includes the following:
- a CDS encoding MopE-related protein, whose translation MTHESNVKAIEHRNKSARRFAVAALLGLLGATAASSCAESDTVTTSGVGSASSTGAGGGDGGRGGEGGRGGEGGVGGTGGTGGIGGAGGAGGAGGSGGTMCVPETETCDGKDNDCNGTVDDTAEPCDCVIGVKESCYTGPSGTEGVGACKPGSRTCDANGKWGPCEGEVLPAPVETCEGTDDSCDGNVDENCPCIAGQKQSCYTGPDGTENTGLCKPGTQTCDAAGQWGACTGAVTPQPETCNGLDDNCDGKIDDGNPGGGEACTAPGLGECKKGTLNCINGAVKCSPAPVQPETCDGLDNNCDGNVDEGNPGGGLQCMTGFMGLCSTGLTKCDGANGVICQANVTPGQLTEACNNLDDDCDGLVDDAITQVGMACTVPGEKGICQFGIYQCPAGSPQLTCNAPKPGTVQETCNSKDDDCNGTIDDPALVNGQPCATGFPGVCAGGTTQCVGGSSQCKPMIDPGTQTEICDAKDNNCNGSTDEMNPTPACASQNPNAQFVSSWACTSGACQISQCGVGYADINGAAGDGCECATDQYANQCTLASAVSVPKGGTVNMVGKIEGSMLSDWLTFNFIAPQALGQPYAPKIQLVNNAGGQYAMDILNDCATVATCNGAGMGAETGVNLNVWELNYQYNPGGNPQGPWVDIDPKLVSVKVRVYRKNGGSPTCDQYTVTATNP comes from the coding sequence ATGACGCACGAGAGCAACGTCAAGGCCATCGAGCATCGTAACAAGTCGGCGCGGCGGTTCGCCGTCGCGGCGCTCCTCGGCCTCCTCGGCGCGACCGCAGCGTCGTCGTGCGCGGAGAGCGACACCGTCACCACGAGCGGCGTCGGCTCGGCCTCCAGCACCGGCGCAGGCGGCGGCGACGGCGGAAGGGGCGGCGAAGGCGGCAGGGGCGGCGAAGGCGGCGTCGGCGGCACGGGCGGCACGGGCGGCATCGGCGGTGCGGGCGGCGCAGGTGGCGCGGGCGGCTCTGGCGGCACCATGTGCGTGCCCGAGACCGAGACGTGCGACGGCAAGGACAACGACTGCAACGGCACGGTCGACGACACGGCCGAGCCGTGTGACTGCGTCATCGGCGTCAAGGAGTCCTGCTACACGGGCCCCTCGGGCACCGAAGGCGTCGGCGCGTGCAAGCCGGGCTCGCGGACGTGTGACGCGAACGGCAAGTGGGGCCCCTGCGAGGGCGAGGTGCTCCCTGCGCCCGTCGAGACGTGCGAGGGCACCGACGACTCGTGCGACGGCAACGTCGACGAGAACTGCCCGTGCATCGCGGGTCAGAAGCAGTCCTGCTACACGGGCCCCGATGGCACCGAGAACACGGGCCTTTGCAAGCCCGGCACGCAGACGTGCGACGCCGCCGGCCAGTGGGGCGCGTGCACGGGCGCGGTGACGCCGCAGCCCGAGACGTGCAACGGCCTCGACGACAACTGCGACGGCAAGATCGACGACGGCAACCCCGGCGGCGGCGAGGCCTGCACCGCGCCCGGGCTCGGCGAGTGCAAGAAGGGCACGCTCAACTGCATCAACGGCGCGGTCAAATGCTCGCCGGCGCCGGTGCAGCCCGAGACGTGCGACGGCCTCGACAACAACTGCGACGGCAACGTCGACGAGGGCAACCCCGGCGGCGGCCTGCAGTGCATGACGGGCTTCATGGGCCTGTGCTCGACGGGTCTGACCAAGTGCGACGGCGCGAACGGCGTCATCTGCCAGGCGAACGTCACGCCCGGTCAGCTCACCGAGGCGTGCAACAACCTCGACGACGACTGCGACGGGCTGGTCGACGACGCGATCACGCAGGTCGGCATGGCGTGCACGGTTCCGGGCGAGAAGGGCATCTGCCAGTTCGGCATTTACCAGTGCCCCGCGGGCTCACCCCAGCTCACCTGCAACGCGCCCAAGCCGGGCACCGTGCAGGAGACGTGCAACTCGAAGGACGACGACTGCAACGGCACGATCGACGATCCGGCGCTCGTGAACGGCCAGCCTTGCGCCACGGGCTTCCCGGGCGTGTGCGCGGGCGGCACCACCCAGTGCGTCGGCGGCAGCTCGCAGTGCAAGCCGATGATCGATCCCGGCACGCAGACCGAGATCTGCGACGCGAAGGACAACAACTGCAACGGCTCGACCGACGAGATGAACCCGACGCCGGCCTGCGCATCGCAGAACCCGAACGCGCAGTTCGTCTCGTCGTGGGCGTGCACGAGCGGCGCTTGCCAGATCTCGCAGTGCGGCGTCGGCTATGCGGACATCAACGGCGCCGCGGGCGACGGCTGCGAGTGCGCGACGGATCAGTACGCCAACCAGTGCACCCTCGCGAGCGCGGTGAGCGTTCCGAAGGGCGGCACGGTGAACATGGTCGGCAAGATCGAGGGCTCGATGCTCAGCGACTGGCTGACGTTCAACTTCATCGCGCCGCAAGCGCTCGGCCAGCCCTACGCGCCGAAGATCCAGCTCGTGAACAACGCGGGCGGGCAGTACGCGATGGACATCCTGAACGACTGCGCGACCGTCGCGACCTGCAACGGCGCCGGCATGGGCGCCGAGACCGGCGTGAACTTGAACGTCTGGGAGCTTAACTACCAGTACAACCCGGGTGGCAACCCGCAGGGCCCGTGGGTGGACATCGATCCCAAGCTCGTCTCCGTCAAGGTCCGCGTTTACCGCAAGAACGGCGGGTCGCCGACCTGCGATCAGTATACGGTGACGGCCACGAACCCGTGA
- the hxsD gene encoding His-Xaa-Ser system protein HxsD: MSFFLGEGSVRVELDESLYPKDAIYGAAYVFIDRCYVHLDRVSDRRVQVTLKAKKAGADTQALAGEFQNELLGQAWRRQIVEENRQLIESITTRALGGAAGPPGLDELLTMDIGEETAFEDPLGIAMSWEEKYKKKGGAKAQPQGEAAETDAAEGEKAT, from the coding sequence ATGTCGTTTTTCCTGGGCGAAGGCTCCGTCCGCGTGGAGCTCGACGAGAGCCTGTACCCCAAGGACGCGATCTACGGCGCGGCCTACGTGTTCATCGATCGCTGCTACGTGCACCTCGATCGGGTGAGCGACCGGCGCGTGCAGGTGACGCTGAAGGCGAAGAAGGCCGGGGCCGACACGCAGGCGCTCGCCGGCGAGTTCCAGAACGAGCTGCTCGGGCAGGCGTGGCGCAGGCAGATCGTGGAGGAGAACCGCCAGCTCATCGAGTCGATCACGACGCGCGCGCTCGGCGGAGCCGCGGGCCCGCCCGGGCTCGACGAGCTGCTCACGATGGACATCGGCGAGGAGACCGCCTTCGAAGATCCTCTCGGCATCGCGATGAGCTGGGAGGAGAAGTACAAGAAGAAGGGCGGCGCGAAGGCCCAGCCGCAGGGCGAGGCCGCCGAGACGGACGCCGCAGAGGGCGAGAAGGCAACGTGA
- a CDS encoding HxsD-like protein has product MIELRFHEELYDGFAIDEAVKTYSDFATAELSRDGGAFVVRVTARPEAIERGVEERVLCAELANYALGLTIERAGAGGGA; this is encoded by the coding sequence GTGATCGAGCTCAGGTTTCACGAGGAGCTCTACGACGGCTTCGCCATCGACGAGGCGGTCAAGACGTACTCCGACTTCGCCACGGCGGAGCTGTCGCGCGACGGCGGCGCGTTCGTCGTGCGCGTGACGGCGCGCCCCGAGGCGATCGAGCGCGGCGTCGAGGAGCGCGTGCTCTGCGCCGAGCTCGCGAACTACGCGCTCGGCTTGACCATCGAGCGCGCGGGCGCGGGAGGCGGGGCATGA